The window AAGAACTCGCTCACCGCCGATCCAACCGCGAACGGCTACGTCTATGCGGTCTGGGATCAGCTGAGCGTTTTTCCTCAAACCACCGACGCGGCTCAGTTGCTCGCGGGAAACGATGGTGTCGCAATCGCACGCCAATTGCTGAATTCGACAGCGGGCGGGTCTTCGGTGTGTGCGCCGTTTACGAAGCCGCCGTGCAAGGGCGGTGCCCCGGCCTTCAAGTTCAATTTCACGGGCCCGAGCTTCTTCTCGCGCTCCACTGACAATGGCGTGACCTGGAGCACGGCTGCCCCGATCTATCAGCCGGGCACGAACGCACAGACGATCGACAATATCGTGCGGGTGTTGCCTGACGGGAACCTGCTCGATTTCTTCACCGCGATCAATGTTCCCGCGCCGGGGAATCTCAACATCGGCTATATAGCGTCCACGGATAAGGGCGGGACCTGGAGCGGGCCGGCGTTCGCCAGCGATATTCAAGTGGTCGGAGTGGTCACGCCGGACAGCGGCCAGGCAATGCGCGATGCCTCCCTTCTCTACAGCATCGCTGTCAATCCGGTCACGGGGGCCATTTATCTCGCCTGGCAGGACGATCGCTTTTCGACAGGCACCTGCACGACACCCACTGGGTCAATCCCGGTCGACGGAATCGTCTTCAGCGAGTCGGACAACGGCGGGGCCACCTGGTCGGCGCCGGTGATGATCAACCAGACTCCGGCGAACGCGACGAACCCGTGCCGTCAGCAGGCCTTCATCCCCGCGGTGGTAGCGACGGGTGACGGCAAGACGATCGTGGTGACCTACTACGACTTTCGTAACGACACAAATACACCTACCGGCTTCGAGGGCACCGACTATTTCGCGCTTTTCTGCCCTGCCGCCAGCGCGTGCACGAATCCCGCCAACTGGGGCAACGAGCAGCGCCTGACCACCGCCTCTTTCAACATACTCGACGCGCCGGTGGCACGTGGCCATTTCCTCGGCGATTACATGGGCTTGGCTGCTAGCGGGCCCACGACCGTGTACCCGGTATTCGGCATCGCCACGGGTCTCAACGTGACGGCTGAGTTCACCCGCGAAATCTCGGGATTGCCATGAGCGTAACCGGCGGCGACTTCAGGAGAGTCGCCGCCCAGTCAAATAAGGACGGACAGCCTGGCTCAAGCGCGCGTTTCCCGACGCCATGCATGTGGGTCTCCTGCGCAACCCCGCTTCGCAGTTTGCTTCCGGCTGGACGCTGAAGCAGGAATGGAGCAATCCCTTTTTCGTTGCAGCACCGTTTCGCGTGCTGGGCCTTAACCAGGGCGAGCCTGAGGCAACGCGAAATGCTCGACGGATGAAGGAAATTGACGGTCGGCTGCTGCGCCCCATCAACTTTTCGGCGCAGAAATTTCTGCTTGCGCAGATCGAAGCATCGGGCGGCTTGCAGAGCCCAATCGCTGAGATCGTTCGGCAGAAGCTCTCGCTTGCCGACGAAATATCCGGGCAGTGGCGCTATTGAACTTTCCGACTACGAAGGCCGTTTCTAAACGGCCTGAGGCGAGCCTTCTACCCAAGTTTCAAACGCCGCATACATCGTAGTGACCGATTCATCATTGCTCGCGATACGCTCGGCACCATGATTAATCTATCCTCGATCTTCATCCCCGTCCGATCCTCGAGGTGATTCATGATCGAATCTTTGCCGCAGCACTTTCCTGGTGCGTTGTCATTGGCGCATACCTTCGACTTCAACGGTCAAGCGGTACGTTATGGCGTGATCGGCAGTGGCGATCCCATGGTGTTCGTACATGGCACGCCATTTTCTTCGCAGGTCTGGCGACGCATCGCACCGATCGCTGCGCGATTTCGCCAGGTCTTCTACTTCGATCTAGTCGGCTACGGACTCTCCGAGAAGCGCTCGGGCCAGGACGTTTCGCTCGGCGTTCAGAATCGCCTGCTTGCCGCTTTGCTCAAACATTGGCAGTTGGAAAAGCCAGACGTCGTTGCCCACGATTTTGGCGGCGCGACAGCGCTCAGGGCCGCGTTGCTGGACAAGTGCGAATATCGATCTCTACTGTTGATCGATCCGGTGGCGGTCGCCCCGTGGGGCTCGCCATTTGTGCGCCATGTGCGCGCACATGAGACTGCCTTTGGCGGCGTACCCGCGTACATCCATGAAGCGATGGTCGACGCGTATCTAAAAGGCTCGGCATATCGCACGCTTGCGGCAGACACCTTGCGCATTCACTCGTCGCCATGGATGGGCGAGCAGGGCCAGGCGGCGTTCTATCGGCAAATTGCCCAGATGGACCAGCGCTATACCGACGAAGTCCAGCCGCATTACGGAGAACTTCGCTGCCCGGTCTCCATCTTGTGGGGCGAGGACGATCAGTGGATTCCGGTAGACCGGGGCGTGGAATTGTCGAAGATGATCCCCGGAGCGCGTTTTACGCGGGTCCCCGGTTCGGGACATCTGATGCAAGAGGACGCTCCCGAAGCGATTGTTGGAGAACTGATGGATTTCTTGCGGCTCGGGCGGGGCGTGCAAAGTTGACGGCCATCCGCGATTCAACGTAATGCGCCCGTAGTTGCCCGCTCTGGCCCGTAAAACGCCTGCGCGTATACCCGCATTGCCACGCTCTTTTTTGCGCGAAAGACTGCCTCACATCTGCTGTGTCGGATTCGTGTCCGATATACCAGACAAGCAAGGTGTAGACGCGCGATCCAATCGATCCCTATCCCGGGCACGCCGCGAAGGCGGTGCTGAACGCGGTCTGCATACGCGGATTTCCCACTCCAGATCAGGATCGAGAAATGAAACACGTCAAAGAAAGCGCAAAGTACGCCTGCTTGTTCGCGCTGGCGGGTCTGCTGGCACTCGCCGGCTGCACCAAAGTCGCGACCCCCGGCCAAGACACCACGGCGGCGTCGACCTTGCAGGGGGTGCTCCAGCGCGGGACGCTGCGCGTCGGCGACTGCCTGACGTTCGCGCCGTTTGGCTTCTACAACAAGGACGGGCAGCCGGACGGCTATGACGTGGATCTCGCCAAGGAACTCGCGAAGGAAATGGGCGTGAAGCTCGAAGTCGTGAACACCACGAGCGCCAACCGGATTCCGAACCTGCAGACGGACAAGGTCGACGTGGTGTTCTGCAACTTCACGCGCAATCTCGAGCGGGCCAAGGAGATCTCCTTTACGACGCCGTATGTCGTCGCCAGCGAGGCACTGCTCGTGAAGAAGAGCAGCGGCATCAAGTCGGTTCAGGATATGTCGGGCCGCACGATCGCGACGGTCAAGGGCTCGACGAACGGCGACGAAGTCCGGGCGCTGAACATCCCGATCAAGATCCAGGAGTACGACAGCTCCCAAGCTGCCATCCTCGCCGTCAAGCAAGGACAGGCCGACGCCATGATCGAAGACAACAACTTCCTCGCCTACCAAGCCACGCTGGACCCGGATCTGACGGTCACCAACGAGGCGCTGGTGCCCCTCGAGTACAACGCGTTCGGCGTGAAGGCAGGCGACCAGGTGTGGCTGAACTATCTCAACTTGTTCCTGTTCAACATCAACGCATCGAAGCTGAACGCCCAGCTCTACAAGAAATGGTTCGGCACTGATCCGCGCTATTCGCTCAACCCGCAATTTTGAGCGGAGTTTCATGATGGGCACGGCAAGCGGTGGGCATTCCCACAGGGAGGAGAGATGAGTTATCAATGGCTCACATTGTGGGGCTACGTGCCCGACTTCATGCGCGCGGCGTGGCTC is drawn from Trinickia violacea and contains these coding sequences:
- a CDS encoding alpha/beta fold hydrolase is translated as MIESLPQHFPGALSLAHTFDFNGQAVRYGVIGSGDPMVFVHGTPFSSQVWRRIAPIAARFRQVFYFDLVGYGLSEKRSGQDVSLGVQNRLLAALLKHWQLEKPDVVAHDFGGATALRAALLDKCEYRSLLLIDPVAVAPWGSPFVRHVRAHETAFGGVPAYIHEAMVDAYLKGSAYRTLAADTLRIHSSPWMGEQGQAAFYRQIAQMDQRYTDEVQPHYGELRCPVSILWGEDDQWIPVDRGVELSKMIPGARFTRVPGSGHLMQEDAPEAIVGELMDFLRLGRGVQS
- a CDS encoding ABC transporter substrate-binding protein, whose translation is MKHVKESAKYACLFALAGLLALAGCTKVATPGQDTTAASTLQGVLQRGTLRVGDCLTFAPFGFYNKDGQPDGYDVDLAKELAKEMGVKLEVVNTTSANRIPNLQTDKVDVVFCNFTRNLERAKEISFTTPYVVASEALLVKKSSGIKSVQDMSGRTIATVKGSTNGDEVRALNIPIKIQEYDSSQAAILAVKQGQADAMIEDNNFLAYQATLDPDLTVTNEALVPLEYNAFGVKAGDQVWLNYLNLFLFNINASKLNAQLYKKWFGTDPRYSLNPQF
- a CDS encoding sialidase family protein, producing MKSITKGLSSFIFQGLAGGGIIALTYAISPGAQAQTLGPPVQVAAGDPFSGCSADQLHAQESAFGSILYPATSIEPWVAADPTNSSRLLVGHQQDRWDDGGSRGSVGVVSNDAGSSWANSIPSGATKCTGGVFRRASDPWVDFAQDGTAFFMSLVLDPMKPTTPFGARNSGMLVSRSVDHGATWQTPVTLIRSTSPHVLNDKNSLTADPTANGYVYAVWDQLSVFPQTTDAAQLLAGNDGVAIARQLLNSTAGGSSVCAPFTKPPCKGGAPAFKFNFTGPSFFSRSTDNGVTWSTAAPIYQPGTNAQTIDNIVRVLPDGNLLDFFTAINVPAPGNLNIGYIASTDKGGTWSGPAFASDIQVVGVVTPDSGQAMRDASLLYSIAVNPVTGAIYLAWQDDRFSTGTCTTPTGSIPVDGIVFSESDNGGATWSAPVMINQTPANATNPCRQQAFIPAVVATGDGKTIVVTYYDFRNDTNTPTGFEGTDYFALFCPAASACTNPANWGNEQRLTTASFNILDAPVARGHFLGDYMGLAASGPTTVYPVFGIATGLNVTAEFTREISGLP